The following proteins come from a genomic window of Terribacillus aidingensis:
- a CDS encoding proline dehydrogenase family protein produces the protein MSSEEIRFSKALKSIARDQEIKAYLQNSEELYPFLIKGADRFVAGETRREGMSRVISLYNKGYQVSLEFIGENTTSKKECMIAKNEFIELIKDLGNNQLAATVSLDLSHIGMMISEKIAFANLEELANEAQKRNIQLMISMEESQKTDTILSLYKRISKIFSNVGITLQVHLKRSYNDLNDLLKTTGRIRLVKGAYQEPEGIYIPRSEELNTRYSEFVSKCIDSNHPLSIATHDESLLMDLKAKGFLYSPNVEVEMLDGVQSDLLKSLKEDNIQAKVYVTYGSEWYLYLVHRIAEYPPNIYTFISDIIEQNNDREKNAY, from the coding sequence ATGTCTAGTGAAGAGATTCGCTTTTCAAAAGCTCTCAAGTCGATTGCTAGAGACCAAGAAATAAAAGCCTATCTTCAAAATTCAGAAGAGCTTTATCCCTTTCTCATTAAAGGTGCAGACCGTTTTGTAGCTGGAGAAACACGCAGGGAAGGAATGAGCCGTGTCATAAGCCTTTATAATAAAGGCTATCAGGTTTCATTGGAGTTTATCGGCGAAAACACAACGTCTAAAAAAGAATGTATGATTGCCAAAAATGAATTTATAGAATTAATAAAAGATCTAGGAAATAATCAACTGGCGGCTACCGTATCATTAGATCTATCTCATATCGGGATGATGATTTCTGAGAAGATTGCATTTGCTAATTTAGAAGAGTTAGCAAATGAAGCACAAAAGCGTAATATTCAACTTATGATAAGTATGGAAGAATCGCAAAAAACAGATACGATTTTATCACTATATAAAAGGATATCGAAAATTTTCTCAAATGTTGGGATAACATTACAAGTTCATTTGAAGCGTTCATACAATGACCTTAATGACCTACTGAAAACGACTGGCAGAATACGTTTAGTAAAGGGAGCTTATCAAGAGCCGGAAGGTATATATATACCAAGATCCGAGGAGTTAAATACACGGTATTCAGAATTTGTATCCAAGTGTATCGATAGTAATCATCCATTGTCTATTGCTACACATGATGAAAGTTTATTGATGGACCTAAAAGCGAAGGGTTTTCTTTATAGTCCGAATGTTGAAGTAGAGATGCTGGATGGGGTTCAGTCTGACCTTTTAAAATCATTAAAAGAGGATAATATCCAGGCTAAAGTTTACGTAACATACGGCAGTGAGTGGTATTTGTATTTAGTTCATCGGATTGCTGAGTATCCTCCGAATATATATACTTTTATATCAGATATTATTGAACAAAATAATGATAGAGAGAAAAATGCTTACTAA
- a CDS encoding helix-turn-helix domain-containing protein produces the protein MGMADYKEKGNVRETPFGYTLSVVGGKWKMLILYLLAENQPVRFNEMKRKLEPITFKMLSSQLKELEADGMVRRKEYPQIPPKVEYSLTPKAETLLPVLEQLCEWGEKNRHN, from the coding sequence ATGGGAATGGCCGATTATAAAGAGAAGGGGAATGTCCGGGAGACGCCTTTTGGTTATACACTTTCCGTTGTTGGAGGTAAGTGGAAAATGCTCATCCTTTACCTATTGGCAGAAAATCAACCCGTTCGTTTTAATGAAATGAAAAGAAAGCTAGAGCCAATCACTTTTAAGATGTTGAGTTCCCAGCTTAAAGAATTGGAAGCAGATGGGATGGTCAGACGAAAAGAATATCCTCAAATTCCTCCTAAAGTGGAGTACAGTCTCACCCCTAAAGCAGAAACGCTATTACCTGTTTTGGAGCAATTATGTGAATGGGGAGAAAAAAATCGTCATAATTAA
- a CDS encoding amino acid permease yields MEKKGKGLSATQLTMMALGSVIGGSFFLGSSVAIRAAGPSIIIAYILAGVLVYFILYALSEMTVANPSMGSFSTFAAQNLGQGAGFVVGWLYWTGTILSMSSEATAISILFRQWFPNISIALLGGSVIIGVTLINLLGADKLGKLESALSGVKIFAIIFFIVTAVVLIFGWLPGSGPVGAGALADEPLMAGGLRGLAGSMLLIVFAYAGFEIIGLAASEAENPRETIPKAIRYTVFSLVGLYVLYAAVLLPLIPTASLNENTSPMVASLNRWGIGWAGTAINIVLISAILSAMLAAIFGLGRMIRSLTDERHAPSWLRDKGDVPYRGILFSGLAMLLGLGFGLLFPRAYLVLISTGGFALIFTYAVIMASHIRHRKKHGCPPNGICQMPGFPYNSWIALISMIIVLLCMPFVPGQETGLISGIVMVVFYTLIYLAVKSRNRRKAAFGPPLQNLVTEFSEELTTNEEGKEKK; encoded by the coding sequence ATGGAGAAAAAAGGTAAAGGTTTATCTGCTACACAGTTAACGATGATGGCGTTGGGGAGCGTAATAGGGGGTTCCTTTTTCCTTGGTTCGTCGGTAGCCATCCGGGCAGCGGGACCTTCCATTATAATTGCTTATATTTTGGCGGGTGTGCTGGTTTACTTTATCTTGTATGCTCTGTCAGAGATGACGGTGGCCAATCCTTCTATGGGGTCATTCAGCACCTTTGCAGCCCAGAACCTGGGGCAGGGGGCAGGGTTTGTAGTTGGCTGGCTTTATTGGACGGGCACCATATTGTCTATGTCCAGTGAAGCTACTGCCATTAGTATTTTGTTCCGGCAGTGGTTCCCGAATATCTCGATTGCGTTGCTCGGGGGATCCGTTATTATTGGCGTGACGCTTATTAATTTATTGGGTGCTGATAAGCTTGGAAAACTGGAGAGTGCGCTTTCTGGTGTGAAAATATTTGCCATCATCTTCTTTATCGTTACAGCTGTTGTGTTGATCTTTGGATGGCTTCCGGGATCAGGACCAGTTGGGGCAGGGGCGCTGGCGGATGAACCACTGATGGCAGGCGGACTTCGAGGACTTGCCGGAAGTATGCTGCTGATCGTTTTTGCTTATGCAGGTTTTGAAATTATCGGGCTTGCTGCCTCAGAAGCAGAGAATCCACGTGAAACAATTCCCAAAGCGATCCGTTATACAGTTTTTTCGCTGGTTGGTCTTTATGTCCTCTATGCTGCTGTATTGCTGCCGCTTATTCCAACTGCATCACTGAATGAAAACACCAGTCCAATGGTCGCTTCCCTTAATCGCTGGGGCATAGGCTGGGCAGGGACTGCAATAAACATTGTTCTTATTTCAGCCATTTTATCGGCGATGCTGGCTGCCATCTTTGGACTAGGCAGAATGATTCGCTCCCTGACCGATGAGAGACATGCGCCAAGCTGGCTGAGAGACAAGGGAGATGTTCCTTATCGCGGGATTCTGTTTTCCGGACTCGCCATGCTGCTGGGACTGGGATTCGGCCTTCTATTTCCAAGGGCATATTTGGTGTTGATCAGCACCGGGGGATTTGCATTGATCTTCACTTACGCCGTCATTATGGCGAGCCATATCCGCCACCGCAAAAAGCATGGCTGTCCGCCGAATGGCATTTGCCAAATGCCGGGATTTCCCTATAATTCCTGGATTGCTTTAATAAGTATGATTATCGTTTTACTTTGTATGCCTTTTGTTCCAGGACAGGAAACCGGCTTGATTTCAGGAATTGTCATGGTGGTATTCTATACACTCATCTACTTGGCTGTAAAATCCCGCAATCGAAGGAAAGCAGCATTTGGTCCGCCTCTTCAAAACCTGGTAACGGAATTTTCGGAGGAATTGACCACAAATGAAGAAGGAAAAGAAAAGAAATAA
- a CDS encoding beta-glucoside-specific PTS transporter subunit IIABC: MDYKQVATDVLQHIGGKENIAHLGHCSTRLRFSLVDNKKADIKALESTPGVIAVRMTAQCQVVIGNDVVEVYNELQKLIGDVGGEEAADQPKEKKKIGATILDFIVGVFQPLVPAIAGGGILKSLLLLLALMGVLETESQTYQILNMVGDAPLYFLPLLVAVTTANKLKVNPLVALSAVGALILPNMTTMLTEGAQLFSFNLQNIAYAYQVFPAILTVLFYAQMEKLFTRFSPKPIRIFFVPMMSLVITVPIALLLLGPAGYTFGQGFAAVILWVYEYVGWLAVALLACVLPFMVAMGMHKALLPYALTTLSGTGREALYMPASLAHNIAESGACFAIALRTKDKRLRTTAVSAGISAFFGITEPALYGVTLQNKKVLASVMIGAFVGGTFVGIVGLQAFVVVGPGLASMSMFLSEDLPRNILYAAIGFVLSFAVAFIAAFILGKDKEQVQPEEEKFAEKIGRGETFTSPVAGKMIPLSQVQDEVFSSKAMGDGIAVVPSKGELYAPVDGEISMIFETSHALGMKTETGAEILFHVGLNTVQLGGEHFTPQVKVGDQVKAGDVLLTFDLEKIKAAGFDPVTLAIITNTDKYNVQINKQENVTRQDKLMVITQLGG, translated from the coding sequence ATGGATTACAAACAAGTCGCAACAGACGTTTTGCAGCATATTGGGGGCAAGGAGAATATCGCGCATCTTGGGCATTGCTCGACGCGTCTGCGTTTCTCGCTCGTCGATAACAAGAAGGCAGATATCAAGGCGCTGGAAAGTACGCCAGGTGTCATCGCTGTTCGCATGACAGCGCAATGCCAGGTTGTTATCGGTAATGATGTGGTGGAGGTATACAATGAGCTCCAGAAGCTTATTGGGGATGTTGGCGGGGAGGAAGCTGCTGATCAGCCAAAAGAGAAGAAAAAGATCGGCGCAACCATTCTTGATTTTATTGTCGGTGTGTTCCAGCCGTTAGTACCAGCTATCGCAGGCGGCGGTATCCTGAAGTCACTTTTACTCTTGCTTGCTTTGATGGGAGTCCTGGAAACCGAAAGCCAGACATATCAGATACTGAACATGGTCGGGGATGCACCCTTGTACTTCCTGCCATTGCTAGTAGCAGTAACAACGGCAAATAAACTGAAGGTTAATCCGTTAGTTGCGTTATCAGCAGTCGGCGCCCTGATTTTGCCGAACATGACAACGATGCTCACAGAAGGTGCACAGCTGTTTTCATTCAACCTGCAAAATATCGCTTATGCATATCAAGTATTCCCGGCAATTCTTACTGTCCTGTTTTATGCACAGATGGAGAAGCTGTTCACACGTTTCTCACCAAAACCGATTCGGATTTTCTTCGTACCGATGATGTCACTAGTAATTACAGTGCCGATTGCGCTGCTATTGCTCGGACCTGCTGGTTACACATTTGGTCAAGGCTTCGCTGCCGTCATCCTTTGGGTGTATGAATATGTTGGCTGGCTTGCAGTTGCGTTGCTCGCCTGTGTGCTGCCATTCATGGTTGCAATGGGAATGCACAAAGCATTGCTGCCTTACGCACTGACTACATTGAGTGGCACTGGCCGTGAAGCACTTTACATGCCAGCTTCTCTTGCGCATAACATCGCGGAAAGCGGTGCCTGCTTTGCCATCGCATTGCGTACCAAAGATAAACGGCTTCGTACAACGGCTGTATCTGCTGGTATCTCAGCATTCTTCGGAATCACAGAGCCTGCACTATACGGTGTTACATTGCAAAACAAAAAGGTACTCGCGAGTGTTATGATAGGAGCATTCGTAGGCGGTACATTTGTCGGAATCGTTGGATTGCAGGCATTCGTTGTCGTTGGTCCAGGACTTGCCAGCATGAGTATGTTCCTATCTGAAGATCTGCCGCGTAACATTCTGTACGCAGCAATCGGATTCGTATTATCTTTCGCAGTTGCATTCATTGCTGCCTTCATTCTCGGCAAAGACAAAGAACAAGTACAGCCAGAAGAAGAGAAATTTGCTGAGAAAATCGGCCGAGGGGAAACTTTCACCAGCCCAGTAGCCGGCAAAATGATACCGCTGTCACAAGTGCAGGATGAAGTATTTTCTTCCAAAGCAATGGGTGATGGAATCGCAGTTGTCCCTTCTAAAGGTGAACTATATGCTCCGGTGGACGGCGAGATCTCAATGATATTCGAAACAAGTCATGCACTTGGCATGAAAACAGAGACAGGTGCAGAAATATTGTTCCACGTGGGACTGAACACGGTACAGCTTGGCGGCGAGCACTTCACACCGCAGGTCAAAGTCGGAGATCAAGTAAAAGCAGGCGATGTGCTGCTCACTTTTGATCTAGAGAAAATCAAAGCAGCCGGCTTTGATCCTGTCACACTCGCAATCATCACCAATACAGACAAATATAATGTTCAAATCAACAAACAAGAAAACGTTACCCGTCAGGATAAGCTGATGGTCATTACCCAACTAGGAGGCTGA
- a CDS encoding RidA family protein, protein MKDIKTYNHDLWDHGISQGYSVNGTIYVSGQFSHNEDGTFIGEDNIEAQTRQTLENLDRVLKEFDVTKSNLAYVEVYLTNPQEHTESVITLFKEYLDTHRPAGSLIGVTYLAFPEQLIEISAIAHTD, encoded by the coding sequence ATGAAGGATATCAAAACATATAACCATGACCTTTGGGATCATGGTATCAGTCAAGGCTACAGCGTGAACGGTACGATTTACGTTTCAGGCCAATTTTCACATAATGAGGACGGCACATTCATTGGCGAGGATAATATCGAAGCACAGACGCGACAAACACTCGAAAACCTTGATCGTGTACTAAAGGAATTTGATGTCACAAAGTCCAACCTTGCTTATGTGGAAGTCTATCTAACTAATCCTCAAGAGCATACTGAGTCCGTTATTACCCTTTTCAAGGAATATCTAGATACTCATCGTCCAGCAGGCAGCCTCATCGGCGTCACCTACCTGGCATTTCCGGAGCAGTTGATCGAAATCTCTGCTATCGCACACACCGATTAA
- a CDS encoding PRD domain-containing protein, with protein MIKIKKVLNSSVVLVEGEERQEYILFGKGIGYGQKAGSIIKEDQADQTFMPIENAKAKEFLRLLDSIPQAFIDLTQQIVQHAEQQLGTKLNTGIYFTLMDHLHFAVERYKKNINITNRVFWEIKNFYQEEFEVGTYALKLINKQFQIELPKEEAANIAFHLINAQGEKQESNDGMKYAKMIGGIVNLVRYALQIKMDTDNIHYGRFITHVKFFVERFYADSMLDDPENLLFEQIANLYPQAMDIAFKIENYISQVHGTMLPKEELAYLAVHIHRLASYQQLK; from the coding sequence ATGATTAAGATCAAAAAAGTGCTCAATTCCAGCGTCGTGCTGGTGGAGGGCGAGGAAAGACAAGAATATATCCTATTCGGCAAAGGAATCGGCTATGGCCAAAAAGCCGGCAGCATCATCAAAGAGGACCAAGCTGACCAGACTTTCATGCCGATTGAAAATGCCAAAGCCAAAGAGTTCCTGCGCCTGCTGGATTCCATTCCGCAAGCATTTATCGACCTGACACAGCAAATTGTCCAGCATGCCGAACAGCAGCTCGGCACAAAGCTTAACACAGGTATCTATTTCACGCTAATGGACCATTTGCATTTCGCGGTCGAACGCTATAAAAAGAATATCAATATCACAAATAGAGTGTTCTGGGAAATCAAGAATTTCTACCAGGAAGAATTTGAGGTTGGCACGTATGCCTTGAAGCTGATTAACAAGCAGTTTCAGATCGAGCTGCCGAAAGAGGAAGCAGCCAATATTGCCTTCCATTTGATCAATGCCCAAGGCGAAAAGCAGGAATCGAACGACGGGATGAAATATGCAAAAATGATCGGCGGCATCGTCAACCTAGTCCGCTACGCCCTGCAAATCAAAATGGACACCGACAACATCCATTACGGCCGCTTCATCACGCACGTGAAATTCTTCGTCGAGCGCTTCTACGCCGACAGCATGCTCGACGACCCAGAAAATCTATTGTTCGAACAAATTGCCAATCTGTACCCGCAAGCCATGGACATCGCCTTCAAGATCGAGAACTACATCTCACAAGTCCACGGTACAATGCTGCCGAAGGAAGAGCTTGCGTATCTGGCAGTGCATATTCATCGGTTGGCCTCTTACCAGCAGTTGAAATAA
- a CDS encoding YetF domain-containing protein: MDFIQSQQTLTTLEWVLRAVVSFVFLLIVAKVLGQRSISQLRLLDFVIALVVGNIIAHPLSDEELGLKGSIVTTIVLVLLYLGGIFLILRWPWFRNLINHKPIPIVKEGKILYEGLRHARISIDVLLEELRQGKVEDVKKVALALWEAEGRISFFLDPKYEPITPETMQINMQPFYLPRTIIKDGKIVYEELKETSKDEAWVVSYLNNTYQTEVKDVLLATTDKNENLNVFLYR, from the coding sequence TTGGATTTTATACAAAGCCAGCAAACACTTACAACTTTAGAGTGGGTGCTTCGAGCAGTCGTATCATTTGTCTTTTTACTGATTGTCGCTAAAGTTCTTGGTCAGCGGTCTATTTCACAGCTTCGGCTTCTTGATTTTGTTATTGCATTAGTTGTTGGAAATATTATTGCCCACCCTTTATCAGATGAAGAGCTTGGCCTCAAAGGATCCATCGTTACAACTATTGTATTGGTGCTGTTATATCTGGGCGGAATATTTCTTATCTTGAGATGGCCTTGGTTTCGTAATTTGATCAATCATAAGCCGATCCCGATTGTGAAAGAAGGAAAGATCCTTTATGAAGGCTTACGGCATGCAAGAATATCGATCGATGTATTATTAGAAGAATTACGGCAAGGCAAAGTGGAGGATGTAAAGAAAGTGGCCCTAGCACTTTGGGAGGCTGAAGGAAGAATATCGTTCTTTCTGGACCCTAAATATGAACCGATCACACCAGAGACCATGCAAATAAACATGCAGCCTTTTTATCTCCCACGAACGATTATAAAGGACGGGAAAATTGTTTATGAAGAACTGAAAGAAACATCTAAGGATGAAGCGTGGGTTGTGTCCTATCTAAACAATACGTATCAGACTGAAGTAAAAGATGTATTGCTTGCCACAACTGATAAAAATGAAAATCTAAACGTATTCTTGTATCGCTAG
- a CDS encoding glycoside hydrolase family 1 protein, with product MTFSKDFLWGGAIAANQAEGAWNVDGRGMSVADVASYRSDLSLDDYEGHVAISSDVVQKAMDDPTDKYYPKRRGIDFYHHYKEDLALFAEMGFKALRVSIAWSRIFPTGEEQEPNEKGLEFYDNLFKEMKKYNIEPIVTLSHYEMPLALSVKYNGWVERKVIDDFVRFSNVCFNRYKDYVKYWLTFNEIDSINRHPFTTAGIIPDRCPEGKEEEQVYQALHHQFVASALVTKDCHEIIPGSQVGCMLTKLTTYPNTCKPEDVEITLKKNLQNYFYADVQVFGEYPRLTLKKLERKGIHIQMEEGDLEILKENTVDYLSFSYYMSLTESVEDGLEKTAGNTVRGVKNPYLPATDWGWQIDPIGLKISLLELYDRYRLPLIIVENGMGAKDEVESDGSIHDDYRVDYFREHFRQMKEAVEEGVELFGYTSWGPIDIISAGTSQMSKRYGFIYVDQDDEGNGTLERKRKDSFYWYKKVIESNGEDLD from the coding sequence ATGACATTTTCTAAAGATTTCTTATGGGGCGGCGCTATTGCCGCCAATCAGGCAGAGGGTGCTTGGAATGTAGACGGCAGAGGAATGAGCGTAGCGGATGTAGCGAGCTACCGTTCCGACCTGAGTCTTGATGATTATGAAGGCCACGTAGCAATTAGCTCAGATGTTGTTCAAAAAGCAATGGATGATCCGACTGATAAATATTATCCGAAGCGCCGCGGTATCGATTTCTATCATCATTACAAAGAGGATTTGGCACTATTCGCTGAAATGGGTTTTAAAGCACTGCGTGTCTCCATCGCCTGGAGCCGTATCTTCCCAACAGGAGAAGAACAAGAGCCGAACGAAAAAGGTCTGGAGTTCTATGACAACCTGTTTAAAGAAATGAAAAAGTACAATATCGAGCCGATAGTAACGCTATCCCACTACGAAATGCCATTGGCACTCAGTGTGAAGTATAACGGCTGGGTCGAGCGCAAAGTGATTGATGACTTTGTCCGCTTCTCCAATGTGTGCTTCAACCGCTATAAAGATTACGTGAAGTACTGGCTTACTTTCAACGAAATCGACAGTATCAACCGCCATCCGTTCACAACTGCAGGCATTATTCCAGACCGCTGCCCGGAAGGTAAGGAAGAAGAACAGGTATATCAGGCGCTGCATCACCAGTTCGTTGCATCTGCTCTAGTTACAAAAGACTGCCACGAGATCATCCCTGGCAGTCAGGTCGGCTGTATGCTGACAAAGCTTACGACATATCCCAACACTTGTAAGCCAGAAGATGTGGAAATCACGCTTAAGAAGAACCTGCAGAACTACTTCTATGCTGATGTACAGGTATTCGGAGAGTATCCGCGCCTGACATTGAAGAAGCTGGAGCGTAAAGGTATCCACATTCAAATGGAAGAAGGCGACTTGGAGATTCTGAAAGAGAATACAGTAGACTATCTTTCCTTCAGCTACTACATGTCCCTGACAGAGTCAGTAGAAGATGGCCTGGAGAAGACTGCTGGTAACACAGTAAGAGGAGTGAAGAACCCTTATCTTCCGGCTACTGACTGGGGCTGGCAAATCGACCCGATCGGATTGAAAATCAGTTTGCTCGAGCTGTATGATCGTTATAGACTGCCACTGATCATCGTTGAAAACGGCATGGGCGCCAAGGACGAAGTCGAAAGCGACGGCAGTATTCATGACGATTATCGCGTCGACTACTTCCGTGAGCATTTCCGTCAAATGAAGGAAGCTGTTGAAGAAGGTGTTGAGCTGTTCGGCTACACGAGCTGGGGCCCGATTGATATCATCAGTGCCGGCACATCCCAAATGTCGAAGCGCTATGGCTTCATCTACGTAGATCAAGATGACGAAGGCAATGGCACGCTCGAACGTAAGCGTAAAGACTCCTTCTATTGGTACAAAAAAGTGATTGAAAGCAATGGGGAAGACCTCGACTGA
- a CDS encoding AraC family transcriptional regulator: protein MGQEERTVCFDHDLKIEAYRFEGIMQKFPNHFHEYYVIGFIEKGQRRLLCKKKEYVIGAGDIIFFNPFDNHACESIDNQTLDYRCLNITPEIMQKVTKEITGQDYLPNFISPVAYQSEKAKLLHNLHQMIMDEISDFEKEETFYFLIQQLIEEYTEAIEDDPKAMKQEIENICRYLEEHYAEHIALKDLAKIANMNKYSLLRSFTRFRGITPHRYLQTVRINEAKKRLEQGVKPVDTAIETGFADQSHFSNSFLAYIGLTPGQYRNIFISNDR, encoded by the coding sequence ATGGGACAAGAGGAAAGAACGGTATGCTTCGACCACGATTTAAAAATAGAAGCATATCGTTTTGAAGGAATCATGCAGAAATTCCCGAACCACTTCCATGAATATTATGTGATTGGTTTTATAGAGAAAGGGCAACGAAGACTATTATGTAAGAAGAAAGAATATGTAATAGGTGCCGGTGATATTATATTTTTCAACCCCTTTGACAATCATGCTTGTGAATCAATTGATAACCAAACTCTAGACTATCGCTGCTTGAATATCACACCTGAAATCATGCAAAAAGTGACAAAAGAGATTACAGGGCAGGATTATCTCCCAAACTTTATTTCTCCTGTTGCCTACCAAAGTGAAAAAGCAAAATTATTACATAATCTCCACCAAATGATCATGGACGAAATATCAGATTTTGAGAAAGAAGAAACTTTTTATTTTCTTATTCAACAGCTTATTGAAGAATATACCGAAGCCATTGAAGATGACCCAAAAGCTATGAAACAAGAAATCGAAAATATCTGTCGCTATCTGGAAGAACATTATGCGGAACATATTGCATTAAAAGATTTAGCAAAAATAGCGAATATGAACAAATATTCTTTATTACGTTCCTTTACTAGATTTAGAGGTATAACCCCACATCGTTACTTGCAAACAGTTCGTATTAATGAAGCAAAAAAACGATTGGAACAAGGAGTAAAACCAGTAGATACCGCAATAGAGACAGGTTTTGCAGATCAGAGTCATTTTAGCAATTCCTTTTTAGCTTATATTGGATTAACGCCCGGTCAATACAGGAATATTTTTATTTCGAATGACAGATAA